The window taaccagcacaaatattaaattgtctttaacaaataaattttactaatttgtgTGCAAATTCTGAAAAATTTAGTTACAAACTATATTGATTTATATgtgcaaaattttgaaaaatataagtgtAAATTATATGCTTGTTAGGTGTAAAATGTTTGTAAATATATGTACAAATTACTCCTAGACAAAtgttgacaaaaaaaatatttgctAACTATTTAATATTGCTTATATATATGATTGTAATTGCAGGGTGGACCACGTATATGCTTAGGAAAGGAGTTTTCTTACAGACAGATGAAAATAGTGGTAATGGCTCTTCTACGCTTCTTCAGGTTTAAACTAGCAAATGAAACACAATGTGTGACTTATAAGGTCATGTTTACTCTTCAAATGGATAAGGGTCTCCCTCTCTATGCACTTCCAAGGTCATTAAAGTAATTATGCAATGTAAAGTAGTTGGAATGGAAATGCTCATCTTTTGTTGACTCATGAATCATGATATATATGATGATTTGTCTTTTCTggtttatttatttgttcatgATTTGTCATTTGTGCAATGATTTGAAGTAGTAGTAAATCTATGAATcctcaacaatatataatatgatatatcataaaatattaatGTTATCTTCAGGCATcctacaaaaacaaaaacaaaacaaatgggGGCAAAAGACAATAACAACAGGCCTTATCCTGCCCGGTTAGAATTCACTGCCAACATAACGAGcaagttttatttttaataatttatcctaatttcttGTCCTGAAAATTTCTGGCACTGATAATAACATCCTCTTGCTTGAAAAATCCTGGCACTCCGATATCATTCAGGGGCTTCACAAATACATAGCAAAGCATCATGACTAGTTTCAATCCTTACTACTATCCAATTCCCAAACTCCAAAAATcaatcaatttataaaataaatcttGCAAATTGCAATACAGACACATGATTGGTACATAGATTAAAGAATTGACAAGATTTATATTTAGAAAATATTGTTACCTATCCTTCATGCGAATCAGAATCTTTCCtgactcttcttttgctttattTGCCACTATTTGTTTTGCATAGTCCCTTAAGCTTTGTTGCATTCTTTCAACTGTTTCTTCATCCAATTCAAAACCAGAAATACAAGCTGAAAGTTCTGTTACGGCAGCTTCAGTCTCACGTTTAAGAAGCTTCCTTATTGAAACCCAAGTGTCTTTTCCACCTGCTTCAAATAGTGACTCCACTGGCTCAATCAGGCCCTTGGCCAATTGTTTCTGCCTAAAAAAAAAGTCTCTCTTTCAGTGTTTGACAGAGATATGAAACATCATCAAATGACTAATCTCTTTGAAATGATGATACCATTACCTCAAATTTAGTTGTTATTTCTGATAACTTTGTGTCATGCACAGATGAAGCATGTGACTCAATAGTCTCTGACTCAATACCTGTCGTCATGTCTACaaagagaatatattattaacATTAATCAGCATATATACAACACAAATCCTTcaacatttatattatttcaaaaaaaatttgacaTAACCTCCCCTAAAATTGGACATATATCCACTTTTATGGTTCTCACAATTCCAACCAACCTCAATCCATAGCATCAGTCAAAACTCAATTGAATTCACAACATTTCCAGCAAAATATATTAACTTGCTTATACATTGGAAAGGCAACATTTTTGTTTGAGTTATGCTCAGAAATTTCAGCAAATAAATTGTTATGCATGTTCATCCAATCATCATGAAGTTCATTTTGCAATAATGACTTCATAATAtattactttatatttatttataatagtttCATAATTCCTATGCATTCATATATAGATCAACTAAAcctgaactaattttaattataatatggatctactactactactagaGCATGAAGCCCTGAAATCAGCAGCTAAACCTGAACTAACCTTAACAACCAATAATGTTCGATTTTCTATTTTGATCAATTTGAAGACCAACTCATCTTTAGTTAGCAAACGGGTCAATTATATAGATCAAACAATGTAGTTACTTTCTATTATATACAAGTCATATTTACAAACAATTAAATCTTAAGTCCTTTCTTAGGTTTATGTCTACAGGTCTTATTCCTGCTGAAATACCAGTTAACTTCACCAAATTATGGGAAATAAGTACATCTTGTTCTACTTCAATCTTGAAGAGAATATCACCTTAACCCTTTCGGCTCTCAGCAGAAACAGCAGACATGGCTTCTCACAAAGAAAAAGGTCCTACCACTATGTACTTTAGAAGACCTGTAAACACAACAGCGGAAATGGAGTAAGTTTTCAACAAATTGGATATGTTTTAAAACTTAATATCTGCCACAAACTTGGCTTGATTACAACAATTAACATGAGGAGGTtaatcaagaaaaagaaactgAACAATGCGTAAAGTATAATGTTACTTGCCATTACAATGGATCTATTGGACACTGGGCTTATCTGCTTCTGCGCAAAAGCTTCTCCGGTCTACATTCACTCAGAAACTACCATCCACAAATAACTGTCCCTAGCACCTTATCTGTCAAATGTTTTAGATCAATTTTGTTTGTGTCAAACAAAAATATTCTAAAGATGAAACAGACATAACTATGCAGCATCAGAAGCTTATTATGCTATCAATATATGATCAAAATGGAACAGATGAGAACAAAAGACTGAAAAAGAAGTGAATTTAACTCACTTTAGGTCGACTCTTGGCATTCTCTTCGATATAAATGCAGCTTCCTTTAATCTCCCTCCTGCCTCTAGAGCTGCTATCAGATCATTTAGGCATATCAGTTCCTGATGTAAACCTTTCTCCGCTAATTCATAGCATAAATTAAATGCTTCTGAAACCTTGTTAATTTTACAAAGGCCCGCAATAACTGAATTACACAAGTCAATATCAATATTTCTATGATGTTCCATACTAAACAACAACAGCTTGCATGCTTCTGGTAGCTTTCCTCTTTGGCAAAGGAATTGAACCACTTCTATTTTAACACGGTATCCATTCTTATAGTGCAACTCAATGATCTGAAATGCTTTATCTCGCAGTCCAGAACCAAAAAGGAGCAGTAAATTCTCAGTTGACAGGTTTATATTTTGTCTAATATTTCTCTCCAGCATCATGACAATAAGGGAGGTAGACTCATGAACACAACCTTTTTCCAAAAGTCTTGCCAATATAGAATGCAAGGTAGATGTTTTGGGTTTATAGGAGCTCTTTAGCATTTTCTCTAGAGTCTCCTTTGCAAGAAGAGGCTTATCCTTCAGAAGAAAACCATCAATCAAACAATCATATATCTCAAAATCAGGAACAAAATCTCTTCTTAGCATCCATaccaaaatcccataaccattttcATATGCTCCTTCTTTACAGTGCCCCATAATCACGGTCTTATATGATAGGGGATCTTGTGTTCCCCTTTTCATTAGCTGTCTAAGTACCTTCTCAGCCTTCTTAGTTTTCCCATGTTCACACAAATATTGAAAAATAGGACTATATGAGGCAGCAATCGGCTTGGAACCATAATTACTTAACAAAGTTTCATTCTCATATAATTCATCAAACAGCTTCTCTGCTGCATCATAGTCACCTCTCTGACACAAACTCCGAATCAGAACACTGTACGAGGCTGAATCTGCTGGGACTTGaaggtttttcatgttttcaaacACCTTAAATGCTTCATCGAGGTTTCCTGCAGAACAATGTGCATGAATTAATATATTGAAGGTATATGTATCTGGTATGAAAGTCCCATCTCCCATCATTTGGCCCAAAATATCCTTTACCTTGTTCAACTTTTGTGCCTCACATAATCCTTTTATCAGAGTATTGTACGTAATTACATTTGGCTTTAGCCCCCTACTAGTCATCTCTTCAAGAATAAACAATGCTTTATCTACTTCTTGTTTCATACAATACCCTCTAATCAAAGTTGTGTAAGTCACAATATCAGAATTCAAATCTTTGCATTTCTTGTTCATACCATTCACTAAGTTATGCGCTATACTAACCTTCCCTGCTTTACACAAGCCATCAACGAGTGAATTATATGTAACAACATCCGGATCGCAATCAAAGCTCATCATCTCTTTAAAGAACCTAAACCCTTCTTCAATGTAGGAATTCTTGCAAAACCCTCTGATCAAAATATTGTATGTGTACACATCTGGAGTGACACCATATGTCCCAAGCATTTCGTCGTACACAGCTCTTGCCATATTGGTCCGGCCCCGCCTTAGCAATATAGACAAAACACTGTTGAATGTGACCACAGATGGTAATACACCAGTTGACTTCATAGTCTCAAAAAGCTTAATGGATTCTTTGAAGAGGCCGGCTTCACCATAACTTCTAATTAAGCTATTGAAGAACCTATCCTCAAGCTTGACTTCCCCATTGGACTTTTTCtcaatggaaaacagaaaattcCTAGCAACATTGAGATTCCTCTGACGACCAAGGATTTCCAACATCATGAAGTAGGATTGAGCACTGTG is drawn from Arachis hypogaea cultivar Tifrunner chromosome 12, arahy.Tifrunner.gnm2.J5K5, whole genome shotgun sequence and contains these coding sequences:
- the LOC140176873 gene encoding protein ROOT HAIR DEFECTIVE 3 homolog 2-like, with translation MTTGIESETIESHASSVHDTKLSEITTKFEKQLAKGLIEPVESLFEAGGKDTWVSIRKLLKRETEAAVTELSACISGFELDEETVERMQQSLRDYAKQIVANKAKEESGKILIRMKDRMPEDNINIL
- the LOC112728327 gene encoding pentatricopeptide repeat-containing protein At1g02060, chloroplastic; amino-acid sequence: MALNSGPQSLSSQVFTKERFIPISNFSSNPCAVLRELWSEKTDNHTRVQELHQNEKPRSRNSCKRAKDMANLINYKPWSNQLLSSFTTLLSKTNVLQTLCHIKEPSKAFRFFKWAHEMGFPHSAQSYFMMLEILGRQRNLNVARNFLFSIEKKSNGEVKLEDRFFNSLIRSYGEAGLFKESIKLFETMKSTGVLPSVVTFNSVLSILLRRGRTNMARAVYDEMLGTYGVTPDVYTYNILIRGFCKNSYIEEGFRFFKEMMSFDCDPDVVTYNSLVDGLCKAGKVSIAHNLVNGMNKKCKDLNSDIVTYTTLIRGYCMKQEVDKALFILEEMTSRGLKPNVITYNTLIKGLCEAQKLNKVKDILGQMMGDGTFIPDTYTFNILIHAHCSAGNLDEAFKVFENMKNLQVPADSASYSVLIRSLCQRGDYDAAEKLFDELYENETLLSNYGSKPIAASYSPIFQYLCEHGKTKKAEKVLRQLMKRGTQDPLSYKTVIMGHCKEGAYENGYGILVWMLRRDFVPDFEIYDCLIDGFLLKDKPLLAKETLEKMLKSSYKPKTSTLHSILARLLEKGCVHESTSLIVMMLERNIRQNINLSTENLLLLFGSGLRDKAFQIIELHYKNGYRVKIEVVQFLCQRGKLPEACKLLLFSMEHHRNIDIDLCNSVIAGLCKINKVSEAFNLCYELAEKGLHQELICLNDLIAALEAGGRLKEAAFISKRMPRVDLK